The genomic interval TaacagccaaaaataaaataaaaaaggttaagGGGGTCTCTGAAACGACAAAGTGATTATATATTACAACTAAAGATTCTATCTTTCCCAGCACTGGGTATAAAATAGTGAGCACAGAGGCTAAAAATGAGGAAAGTCAAAGACCCGTACATGCAGCAGAGTCCACGTTCCTTGACAATATATGCAATAACTGGCTATTAATACATCTTTTGATAAACCCCCATATATATGTgttgaaaaaagacaaagaaaatataccaaatatgtTATGCATTTGAATGATGTCCCCCCTTCTTTCGTAAACAACTTTAGTATTACTTTATAACTaaaacaattcaattaaaaatatacttcaagATTATATCCAACTAGAATTAAGATGAACAAGGAAGTATccttgtatatataatatttacctgGTTCTTCCTTGATGAGTAGTGTATTTTCTTCTGGATAGGCAACAGGTGGCTGCATTACTGAGCAATCTTCTAAATTCGTTTCATTATTAGGtggaatattataaataaatctttttGTAGTTTGGTTTTTCCTCCTTGTTTTGCCAGTCTCTTGAATTCCCTGGGAGCCCATATTATTCCAAATAAACACTTTTGTTTGACCTTCAGATTCATTTTCAGCCATTTCAGGAGATCCGTCCTGGACCCAACTACTGTCATTCATTTGGTAGTTTTCTATTTGGCCCTCGTCGACATTACAACCATCATTTTCAATCTTTACATTACTTGCCAAATTGGTAAGATTCCGTGTTGCCCAAAAACTGGCAATTTTTTGATCCCGTGATGAAGACAGACCATCTCTATTAACTGGTTTTCTATTATTATAGTCCACAACTACAGACTCCGGAGCTTCTGATTTAATGCTTATATTTAAGGCATCTTTAATGAAATTTCGGCAAGTTTGAACAACTTCACTCATTTGAAGATAGCTGGCCACGGTCATAACTTCAATGGCATTTTGGCTTGTGAGCACCAGGTTACCAGAATACAAGAAGTCCAAGATGACTGAAAAACCTTGAACTGCAGCAATATCTAAGTGGGTAGTATTGTTTTGGTTAGGGCTTTCTTTGTTTGAAAAGCAATATAAAGTCTTAAAGAAACGGCTGCCTGCAACCAGGATGTTCTTATGAGCTTTGAAGATTTTTCCGCTTACCACAATGCTGACATCACAAAGAAtacctttctttctctgttcatTTAGTTGTCGCAGAAGTTGATAGCAATAAGAGTTCTCATTTGGCCTACTATTAAAGTCACAGTACCCCTCCTCTGATGGTATTTCTGACTCCTGTAATTGGATAAAAAACATTAATATTAaactttattgactttttaaaaaactcccaAACCAAGGAAAACAattatcaagtttttaaaaagcgataatcaaatatattaatttGTGAGTAATCAAGAAATGGAGTGAACAGTGGTGGTGCAACCCactgctattattaaaaaagaaaaaaatcaaacacatctGACTGAAGATCAGcaggatttcattttaaaaataacattcatcATGTTATATGTTTCAAATATAAGCTAAGAACATGAAttgagaatttaaaattaaaattaaaaagcaattattttcttaagaaaagaaaCTTTCTCTTATAGGAATTAAATGTTCGCTTTATCTCTATAGAAAAGCAACAGTCTCCCCTGATTGAACTTAAAATATCCAACTTATATTTTATGCTAGGCATATCACCCTATCTACcaataataaaaaggtaaattttaagtCTTGGTAAACATTAAAATCAAACAGTTTAGGTCAATGAAGTTAATTAAATCTAACTAGAGATAAAGGTAAGACCCTAAGGGGAAAATCTGCTTCAACTATAGGAATATCTAGTTATATAATTTCCTATCAACTTTCAAAACGCTTTATCTCTTTAGGGTCATAAGTACTATAAACTGTAAGGTAAATTAAAATTCCTGAATTCAAAATTCTAAATGTTTACAAATTTTGCTTCTATCATACAGGTATTCATTATAGTTCTACTTggcatcacaattaaaattatgtgatataatcgtaaaaataaaagtataatctAGAATTCAGAATGCTGTCTGTATCAGCCATTAACTGCATGTCCTTGGAAAGTCACTATCCCTGAGCCTTTTCCTTAAACTATAAGTCAGTATTACAAATGTTAGTTAAAACTTTATGACTTTCCTCATACAGTGACTAGGTGGGTAAGCTCCCTCAAGGCAGAGCTGAATATCCCTCCAGCACTTTGATTAGTGCCTGCCACACTTTGC from Gorilla gorilla gorilla isolate KB3781 chromosome 7, NHGRI_mGorGor1-v2.1_pri, whole genome shotgun sequence carries:
- the ZBTB10 gene encoding zinc finger and BTB domain-containing protein 10 isoform X2; its protein translation is MTRLERSFHRTVICKVPGELVAKEGKCASQARESEIPSEEGYCDFNSRPNENSYCYQLLRQLNEQRKKGILCDVSIVVSGKIFKAHKNILVAGSRFFKTLYCFSNKESPNQNNTTHLDIAAVQGFSVILDFLYSGNLVLTSQNAIEVMTVASYLQMSEVVQTCRNFIKDALNISIKSEAPESVVVDYNNRKPVNRDGLSSSRDQKIASFWATRNLTNLASNVKIENDGCNVDEGQIENYQMNDSSWVQDGSPEMAENESEGQTKVFIWNNMGSQGIQETGKTRRKNQTTKRFIYNIPPNNETNLEDCSVMQPPVAYPEENTLLIKEEPDLDGALLSGPDGDRNVNANLLAEAGTSQDGGDAGTSHDFKYGLMPGPSNDFKYGLIPGTSNDFKYGLIPGASNDFKYGLLPESWPKQETWENGESSLIMNKLKCPHCSYVAKYRRTLKRHLLIHTGVRSFSCDICGKLFTRREHVKRHSLVHKKDKKYKCMVCKKIFMLAASVGIRHGSRRYGVCVDCADKSQPGGQEGVDQGQDTEFPRDEEYEENEVGEADEELVDDGEDQNDPSRWDESGEVCMSLDD